The Hyla sarda isolate aHylSar1 chromosome 2, aHylSar1.hap1, whole genome shotgun sequence genome includes the window ATCCCATATATAAGAGGACTAAGGAACCGTGGCAAACACATGAAGAGCAGGAAGTTAAAGCCCATTAAAATGTTGACATACTCTCCATTGTACGACTCAGTGATCGAGGACGTCAATGACAGGAGACATAGTAGCAGCTGGATGGCATGGAGCATCAGGGTTCTACTAGCCTTGGAAGCATAAGAACTCTTGGAATTAGTTTTACGAGCTATGATAATAACTCTGACATAGGTGAACAGAATGACAACAGCCACCAGAACCAGGCTACCGATGGAGGAAAAGGACCTCATGCTGGACTGCAGAGGCTTCACTGTGAGGGACTCCCGTCTACAGAGAAGATATTGGAAGAAAAAACTCTTCTCAACGGATATAACCAAGACAATAAAATCAGCCATGTTAGGGAGTAGCCCAAGAAACCACATGGCTGCAATGACAAAATAAGATCTTTGAGTCGTACAAAGCATGGCATACCTCAAAGGGAAGCAAATGGCTATGTAACGTTCCAAAGACATGACGGCAAGGTTATAGGGAGTCACTGTGAAGGTTGTAATTCCAAGAGTGACCGTGACGTAGCAGACAGGCATCGTAAAGTATATAAAATGCGAACAGGTCACCGAGAGGAACAGTGTCAGGATGAGATACAACGTATCGTTGATGAGCATGTGGGCGAAGAAGACATATCGAGGGTTCTCCTGGACATGAGGAGTGGTGAAGTAGACAGTCAGAAGGACAACGATGAAGTAGAtgaagaaggagaggaagaaaaagTTTAGGACAAAAAACACGACTTTCAGAATCAAATACTCTTTAGTGTCCAGAAATGTCAGCTGGGTCACATGTGAATGAATGCTGGTTATATTCATTACAGCTGGGTCTGGAGAGGTGATGATGTGAGGTTGTACTTTCCGCCCTAGAAAAAAAGTATTAATATAGTAAACAACATTTTCCATGAGTCAAAAACAGTCCAAAGCAATagagtgacccctcgacctacgatggcccccgacatacgatcatttcagcatacgagcactctcagaggcagcatcaacatacgatgcttttgtatgtcggggccatcgcataaacggctatcctgcagcgcagactgcttcagctgccacctgatagctgtttacggtgccccgtgtggtccgctgacgatcacttgactgtcctcggggctccggcgcgtcctcttcgggatcccctgcatcgtcggcgctctccatcttcgtcatcacgtcgcaACGCACGCcgacccgtcatccaataggagcggcgtgcgtagcgacgtgatggcggtgacggagagcgaggatgccggggaagtagaggccttgccagagcgtcggagacacctcggggacacggtgactgcaatggagggcgacatcccgggcagcggtgaagagcggtgacggtccggagcggcggggacaggtgagtacaacttcctctaacagtggtcttcaacctgcagacctccagatgttgcaaaactacaactcccagcatgcccggacagccgttggctgtccgggcatgctgggtgttgtagttttgcaacatctggaggcccgcaggttgtagaccactgtcctatactttacattgcacggatccctcaacatgcgatggtttcaacaaacgatggtccgtttggaacggattaccatcgtatgttgagggaccactgtacaatggggtttatttactaacgtgatcctgactcttttatgtcgggttttgtgcccaaattgtgtctgagaaaaacccaacagatcagagtatgtgcaaaaaaaagcaaaacgcagggaaaagtgcaaaatgtagggaaacctgagTAAATACCTTGagaaaatacctgtcgggaatcaaaacccacaaagaaaactccactccactcttagtaaataaaccccaatatgtATGTACCTAACAGTAATATCCCATACATTTTACTTTTGTACCCCTTCTCCAACCTAGACTTAGCTCTTTAGgcaaaaacacccaaaaaaatgCCGGCTATGTTTTTCCGCGGTAAAATTGCTGTGGCCACATGTTAgcagggagtcaatagggaaacgCAAAACGCCAAACCTACTCTGCATTTGTGGGATTGGCAGATTTTCCCCTGACCCCGGCGTTTTGCTGCAATCTGGCAGTTTAGCCAAATCACAGCACGCTGAGACTAtgccttttttttaaaggggtcatccacgaaaaatctttttatatatttatatatcaactggctccagaaggttaaacagatttgtaaactacttctattaaaaaatcttaatcctttcagtacttatgagctgctgaagttgagttgctcttttctgtctaagtgctctctgatgacacctgtctcgggaactgtccagagtagaagcaaatcccccatagcaaacctcttctactctgtggaattcctgagacaaacagagatgtcagcagagagcagtgtagccagacagaaaagaacagctcgacttcagcagctgataattattggaaggattaagattttttaatagaagtcatttacaaatcttaactttctggagccagttgatataaaagaaaaaaaaagtttgttttttcctggaatacccctttaggctttgtattttttcttaaaggggtactctgcccctcaggcatcttatcccctatcctttggataggggataagctgtctgatcacggggttcctgctgctggggacccccgcaatctccctgttgcacccggcgttcctttagagcgtcgggtgcagcgccgaaggctcgtgatgtcatggctgcacccagcttgtgacgtcacagccatgtcccctcaatgcaagtctatgggaggggacgtgacaactgtcacgccccctcccatagacttgcattgagggggcatggccgtggcgtcacgagcgaggcgtgaccgtgacatcccgagcctctgccccgcatcaccagtcatccggcacggagcaaagttcaatgtatatctactgcccagtcaAAATGTACAGTGAACCTGCGATGTGTTAACTCACACTTCTGGTCAGTgttggttaaccctttgggcgatatccaatatatacagccatctatagatggatGTATATACTGGATACTAAAGCCGCTCACTTACCTCATCCTGCAGCTCCAGCCAGGTCCATGTAGCTCTGCCCCcgagtgatgacgtcattaggggacGGAGGTACACCCTGGAGCCAGGGATGGTAAGTCTGAGGCAATGTTCAcgttgtacattttgtataatgtgaacagacccttctggcattgCTTTCCCAGACAggtagactccagctgttgcaaaaaaacaactcccagcatggagttgtACAActactggcatgctgggagttgtagttttgcaacaattggaggccccttgtttgggaagacattgcattatgccaAAAATTTACTAAagcatttttcgttttttttttctcctttcaaatCCTGTGGACTATGTCAGATTCCGTGGTCTActttcgatgaccagcgttttttttttgtttttataaaatggctaataagggctgtgggggagtgttttttttaataatttttttttcagtatgtTTTCTgtgtcttatagatggaatcgattactaagccgaggcttaacgttagccccaaaaacagctagcactagccCCAAATATTAacctggtacccaccaccacaagggtaccaacaggcccgaagcatcaaaaatggtgctcctgggcctcggtggtaacaggctggcattatttagcctaaggagggccagtaacaatggtcctcgcatcccccctggtaatgtcaggctgttgctgcttggttggtatttggctcaACATGAAAAGATGGGGAAacactttgtgttttttttcttttcataaaaaaaaaaaaaaaatgcatagggttgcccatattttcagtatcagccagataccaaccaagcagcaacagcctgacgttaccagggtgggcgaggaccattgttactggccctgcccagcctaaataactcctgcttgttactgcctaggccaaggagcgccatttttgacactgcaGTCCTGTTGGAACCGGCCCcatcggcgatgtctggcattagctgtaGGTCcaggttgctaatagcaaccgggacccactggtgtgatgcgcgctcacctgctgagcgcacgTCATACAGCGGGAGCCCGCAACGGACTTAAATAtatgtccatttgcgggaagggatTAAAAACAAAGGTTCCCATACTTTTGCCACTCACAGACTTGCAATATTGGATAGTTTTCCTCAATAAATAAATGATCAAGTCTAATATTTTTATACCATTTGTTTGATTTGGTTTCTCATTATCTAGATTCAGGATTTGTGTTAAAAACTGGTGTAGTTTTAGGTTAAATTTATGCGGAAACGGATAGCACTTTAAGAGGCACAATGGCTAGCACTCTCATTGGGTAACTGTGGTTGACACTATAAGGGCATAGTGTGCTAGGAGGACATGTTGCCAGGTGTTATAACTGAGGAGTAGTGGATCCgcttacctgtgtggatgatgacgtgggtcgtatcagggagcggagcctaaggtgctgctggttttccccagagcccgccgcaaagcgggatggacttgctgcggcaggtggaacctaggtcgctacccctgagacgactcgtccacacaggagGCCGAGATGTAACGTGGTATTGAATGGAAAATAATAGTAAGGAAAGGCAGGcgatcagggcaggcggcacagaagcaaggtcaggtcacgaagcaagaggtcagagggcaggcggcacagaagcaaggtcagggaACGTAGCAACAGGGTCTGGAACACAGCAAGGCAAGGCACAAACAGAACTCTTTCTCTTAGGCtgataaggcacaaagatccggcaagggtcaaaaggaagtgcctgtacttatagggtcatgaggcagcaagaaccaattaaatgtgtactgtccctttaaatttcacagagccTGCGCACCCTAAGAGGCGGGACGTGCATGTCGGCAAGCAGGAATTGAATGGAGA containing:
- the LOC130357581 gene encoding odorant receptor 131-2-like; this translates as MNITSIHSHVTQLTFLDTKEYLILKVVFFVLNFFFLSFFIYFIVVLLTVYFTTPHVQENPRYVFFAHMLINDTLYLILTLFLSVTCSHFIYFTMPVCYVTVTLGITTFTVTPYNLAVMSLERYIAICFPLRYAMLCTTQRSYFVIAAMWFLGLLPNMADFIVLVISVEKSFFFQYLLCRRESLTVKPLQSSMRSFSSIGSLVLVAVVILFTYVRVIIIARKTNSKSSYASKASRTLMLHAIQLLLCLLSLTSSITESYNGEYVNILMGFNFLLFMCLPRFLSPLIYGIRDEVFNKCIKKMYSSKQ